From a single Apium graveolens cultivar Ventura chromosome 2, ASM990537v1, whole genome shotgun sequence genomic region:
- the LOC141706862 gene encoding putative WRKY transcription factor 15, with amino-acid sequence MTVELMTNNAYNFGAKLEHSSVQEAALAGLESVDNLIRMISHSSQHYANNSSSSSSSTSHETNVTDYRAVTDIAVHKFKTFISLLDKSRTGHARFRRGPVVQAQIMKAKNEIVCNPVPVQRVLVAPAVNNQAVKNVSFEKKEHVTNTINFGSIATSLPSSTKSFMSSLTGDTDGSGFQITNLSSGSRPPVSTSSFKRKCSSSMDNSAARCSGSSGRCHCPKKSRKSKMKKVVRVPAISLKMSDIPPDDFSWRKYGQKPIKGSPHPRGYYKCSSVRGCPARKHVERALDDPAMLVVTYEGDHNHSQSLHDTPASLVLESS; translated from the exons ATGACAGTTGAACTCATGACTAACAACGCATACAATTTCGGTGCCAAACTCGAACACAGTTCCGTGCAAGAAGCAGCTCTAGCAGGGCTCGAAAGCGTCGATAATCTCATCAGAATGATCTCCCACTCATCTCAACACTACGCAAATAATTCTTCctcctcttcttcatcaactTCGCATGAAACTAACGTGACGGATTATCGGGCCGTGACCGATATCGCTGTCCATAAATTTAAAACATTTATTTCGTTACTCGATAAATCGCGTACTGGACATGCTCGTTTTCGCAGAGGTCCAGTAGTTCAGGCACAAATAATGAAGGCCAAAAATGAAATTGTTTGTAATCCTGTTCCTGTTCAGCGTGTTTTAGTTGCGCCTGCTGTTAATAATCAGGCTGTTAAAAATGTTAGTTTCGAAAAAAAGGAACATGTTACTAATACGATTAACTTTGGTTCGATTGCTACTTCTTTGCCATCGAGTACTAAATCTTTTATGTCGTCATTGACCGGAGATACCGATGGATCGGGGTTTCAGATTACGAATTTGTCATCGGGTAGTAGGCCGCCTGTTTCGACGTCTTCGTTTAAGCGCAAGTGCAGTAGTTCTATGGATAATTCTGCAGCTAGATGCTCTGGCTCTTCTGGGAGATGCCATTGTCCCAAGAAAAG TAGGAAATCAAAGATGAAGAAGGTGGTGAGAGTGCCGGCTATAAGTTTGAAGATGTCTGATATTCCTCCTGATGATTTTTCCTGGAGAAAGTATGGTCAAAAACCTATCAAAGGCTCTCCTCATCCCAG GGGATATTACAAGTGCAGCAGTGTGAGAGGATGTCCAGCAAGAAAGCATGTAGAGAGGGCATTAGATGATCCAGCAATGTTGGTAGTCACATATGAAGGGGATCATaatcattctcaatctcttcatGATACACCAGCTTCTTTAGTTCTTGAATCATCTTAA